In Polyangiaceae bacterium, the genomic window GCCCGCTCCGCGCTCGGGCTCGCTGCCGCTCGGCAGCATCCGCATTGGCGGCAGCTTGCCGCTGACCTCGGCGGAGCTCTTGCCGGGGAACGGTTCGTGCCCGCGCTTCGTGAGCGTGGAAGGGGGCTACGTGTGCGCTGGACCACGCGCGACCCTCGACATGCAGTCGCGCTGGATGCAGGCGGGGATCTGGACCGAGCCGGCGCCCGGGGTGATGCCGTACCAGTACGCGCTGAGCGTCGGCACGCCGCTGCTGACCAAACCGCTGCCGCCCGAGAAGATGCTGTGGCGGACCGGCGCGCGGGAGCGCCCGAAGATGAAGGGTTGGAACGCGGGCCACGACGAGCTCGCGGAACTCGAGCCGATCGCGCCTAACGGTCCCATTCCCGACTTCCTGCGCGACGGCGGGCAGGTTCCCACGCCCTGGGGCGAGCCGAAGGGCGTGTTCTTCAAGAAGTTCCCGGCGGGCAACATGCTGGCCTACACCCGCGCGTTCGAGGCCTTCGGCGAGACCTGGGTCTTGTCCACCGACATGAGCGTAGTGCCCGCCCGGGGGCTCAAGCGCTTCCGCGTCTCGGAGTTCCGCGGCGTCGAGCTCGGCTCGGACGTCGAGCTGCCCATCGCCTGGATGCGCAAGCAGGCGCGCCCGAAGTGGAGGAAGACCGAGCAGGGCTTCGAGCGCAGCGGTGAGAGCTGGCCGCTCCGGACGCACGTGGCGCTCACGGGCCGCGAAGAGAAGAGCGGCAAGCAGCGCTTCCTGGAGACCCGGGAGCCCGGCGTCTACATCGAGCGGAGCGACGCTACGCTGGTCGAGGCGCGACCGAAGCCGCCCTGGGAGGTCAAGGGCACCGGCAAGTGGATCCACGTGCGGGTGAACCGCGGCACGCTGACCCTGTACGAGGGGCCGAAGCCCGTCTTCACCACGCTGATCTCGCCCGGCAAGACCGACGCGACGCCCTACGGGCGCTACTTCGTCGAGAGCAAGCACCACTTCTCGAGCATGAGCACCGAGAGCAGCGACTTCTGGATCGCGGACGTG contains:
- a CDS encoding L,D-transpeptidase; this encodes MRRVVLAGAAIVVACAANHEPGVRSSPTSTSPAPVEAPAAARAGVQEAVAAPVSTPSLAEYFGEGYPRAAPPAAGSAVGSIGWGTWIQPAPRSGSLPLGSIRIGGSLPLTSAELLPGNGSCPRFVSVEGGYVCAGPRATLDMQSRWMQAGIWTEPAPGVMPYQYALSVGTPLLTKPLPPEKMLWRTGARERPKMKGWNAGHDELAELEPIAPNGPIPDFLRDGGQVPTPWGEPKGVFFKKFPAGNMLAYTRAFEAFGETWVLSTDMSVVPARGLKRFRVSEFRGVELGSDVELPIAWMRKQARPKWRKTEQGFERSGESWPLRTHVALTGREEKSGKQRFLETREPGVYIERSDATLVEARPKPPWEVKGTGKWIHVRVNRGTLTLYEGPKPVFTTLISPGKTDATPYGRYFVESKHHFSSMSTESSDFWIADVPWTIYFKRPYAIHASYWHENFGERMSGGCINLSPIDAKRTFDWVAPDLPAGWDTVQAYGMGGGTFVLVEG